A part of Amycolatopsis lurida genomic DNA contains:
- a CDS encoding TIGR02680 family protein has translation MTVTRWMPSRAGILNIWRYYDEIFEFHDGRLLLRGPNGSGKSKALELLLPFLFDASLRANRLSTFGTSERSMHWNLMGEGASGATRVGYVWLEFGMAGEKWFTCGARLQASTHTSTVHADFFTTDLRVGDGLPLVNEAGQPLTKNALEEALGDHGTVHDGAAEYRAAIRAKLFPTLSEQRYDALITALLQLRMPKLSQRLDPSLLSNLLSRALPPLGQQEIADLAEGFERLDAQRERLGSLETEVDATRALAARQKTYAQRVLRAGAANLIAATTELDELAAAARRSAEEYDEVAAKKEAAEERAAKLEKDVEETEARLSGLTESESYRKGQELDKLRQRALSTREKAEALRADADRLRAEADADEERSRAAKQVAKRQADLVRSLETEVRAAATRANLAGVHDELVAGLGEPARLRPLLQAAVRGKRDQVETLGRALDRHELAVGRRHAAEADLDRARSDFSAAQERLDLTTATRELALSDLRTRLAEWAIGCRELRFPDVEAVVRDAEAEVSLVSRLGVVAETVLEDIVRRETATGAALATARAEHDELLVEAGVLETEDVLTPEPPRTRTTDRTEMSGAPLWRLVDFAGTVPESARAGIEAALEGAGLLDAWVNSHGVVDGHDVLAETGTLPVATGRSLADVLVPEPDAELSPAKIRRILEVIAFDDTLPAGPAAIGADGAWRMGGLSGSWAKDAPAYIGAPVRLRARERRIAGLRDKISLREKTIAELESELAALRGRRELIKIERAARPSHEDLFAATGELTAAEAELTAADAAVRHLETAVSALEIEAKTALHELTAQASESGLPSERAPLAALAPALRTYSDQGENWLYEHGNLLTATQRAELCAEQADRSEANAARREDEASEAEAERVKLTAMLEAIEGTAGSGQREVLAEIEGLRTKLRELSGELRAANADAKELAVSLGALGVRRTTDARAREDAAKKQDAAAHRFRKLATGVFPADGGIEDLPKFQATLSASDGVRSALETARLVAAAWPSVPHAPRNLGEALHRLSEAVHTCRNTLSSRAELDLETDEDVQIFTAVVDGLRVGAAELLKILYAEAEQSRHEITDRESDLFDKTLTGDTRRHLAARIRQANDLVDGMNARLERVRTASRVAVRLVWQVSPDLPPGTKTARDLLLKDPDQLTAEDRASLHKFFRERVEQAKADDTATSWEQQLAQVFDYTSWHRFVVKVDRANGAGWQLLTKKLHGALSGGEKAIALHLPLFAAVAAHYQAAPEAPRVILLDEVFVGVDTTNRGQVFGLLSELDLDLMLTSDHEWCTYAELGGVGIHQLITGGDGDDAVTTARFTWNGHDLAPAGH, from the coding sequence GCCTGCTGTTGCGCGGGCCCAACGGGAGCGGGAAGTCGAAGGCGCTGGAGCTGCTGCTGCCGTTCCTGTTCGACGCGAGCCTGCGCGCCAACCGGCTGTCGACCTTCGGCACCAGCGAACGCAGCATGCACTGGAACCTGATGGGCGAGGGCGCTTCCGGCGCCACCCGCGTCGGGTACGTCTGGCTCGAATTCGGCATGGCGGGCGAGAAATGGTTCACCTGCGGCGCGCGGCTTCAGGCCAGCACGCACACCAGCACGGTGCACGCCGACTTCTTCACCACCGATCTGCGCGTGGGCGACGGTTTGCCGCTGGTCAACGAGGCAGGCCAGCCGCTGACCAAGAACGCGCTGGAGGAAGCCCTCGGCGACCACGGCACCGTGCACGACGGCGCGGCCGAGTACCGCGCGGCGATCCGCGCGAAACTGTTCCCCACCTTGAGCGAACAGCGCTACGACGCGCTGATCACCGCGCTGCTCCAGCTGCGGATGCCCAAGCTCTCGCAGCGGCTCGACCCGAGCCTGCTGTCCAATCTGCTCTCCCGCGCGCTTCCTCCGTTGGGGCAGCAGGAGATCGCGGATCTCGCCGAGGGTTTCGAGCGGCTCGACGCGCAACGCGAACGGCTGGGCTCGCTGGAGACCGAAGTCGACGCGACCCGCGCGCTCGCCGCGCGGCAGAAGACCTACGCCCAGCGTGTGCTGCGCGCGGGCGCCGCGAACCTCATCGCCGCGACCACCGAACTCGACGAACTCGCCGCGGCCGCCCGCCGTTCGGCGGAGGAGTACGACGAGGTCGCCGCGAAGAAGGAAGCCGCCGAGGAACGGGCGGCGAAGCTCGAAAAGGACGTCGAGGAGACCGAAGCCCGCCTGTCCGGGCTGACCGAATCCGAGTCGTACCGCAAGGGCCAGGAGCTCGACAAGCTGCGGCAACGGGCCCTGTCCACGCGCGAAAAGGCGGAAGCACTGCGCGCGGACGCGGATCGGCTCCGTGCCGAGGCGGACGCCGACGAGGAGCGTTCACGGGCGGCGAAGCAGGTCGCGAAACGGCAGGCCGATCTCGTGCGCTCGCTGGAGACCGAGGTCCGTGCCGCCGCGACCCGCGCGAACCTGGCCGGGGTGCACGACGAACTCGTCGCCGGGCTGGGTGAACCGGCCCGGCTCCGTCCGTTGCTGCAGGCCGCCGTCCGCGGCAAGCGCGACCAGGTCGAAACGCTCGGCCGGGCGCTGGACAGGCACGAACTCGCGGTCGGGCGGCGTCACGCGGCCGAGGCGGATCTCGACCGCGCGCGGTCGGATTTCTCGGCCGCGCAGGAGCGGCTGGACCTCACGACGGCGACGCGGGAACTCGCGCTGAGCGATCTGCGCACCCGGCTCGCCGAATGGGCGATCGGCTGCCGCGAGCTGCGGTTCCCCGACGTGGAAGCGGTCGTCCGGGATGCCGAGGCGGAGGTTTCGCTGGTGAGCAGGCTCGGCGTCGTCGCCGAGACGGTGCTCGAAGACATCGTCCGGCGGGAGACGGCGACCGGTGCCGCGCTGGCCACCGCGCGCGCCGAGCACGACGAACTCCTCGTCGAGGCCGGCGTGCTCGAAACGGAGGACGTCCTCACGCCCGAACCGCCGCGCACCCGCACGACGGACCGCACCGAGATGAGCGGCGCGCCGCTGTGGCGCCTGGTCGATTTCGCGGGCACGGTCCCGGAAAGCGCCCGGGCGGGGATCGAGGCCGCGCTCGAAGGCGCCGGCCTGCTGGACGCCTGGGTGAACTCCCACGGCGTCGTCGACGGACACGACGTGCTCGCGGAGACCGGGACGCTGCCGGTGGCCACCGGCAGGTCACTCGCCGACGTCCTCGTACCCGAACCCGACGCGGAGCTTTCCCCGGCGAAGATCCGCCGGATCCTGGAAGTGATCGCCTTCGACGACACGCTCCCCGCCGGGCCCGCCGCGATCGGGGCGGACGGCGCCTGGCGGATGGGCGGCCTGTCGGGCAGCTGGGCGAAGGACGCCCCGGCGTACATCGGCGCGCCCGTCCGCCTTCGCGCGCGGGAGCGCCGGATCGCCGGACTGCGGGACAAAATCTCTCTCCGCGAGAAGACCATCGCCGAGCTGGAGAGTGAGCTGGCCGCGCTGCGCGGCAGGCGCGAGCTGATCAAGATCGAACGCGCCGCCCGCCCCAGTCACGAAGATCTCTTTGCCGCGACGGGAGAACTGACCGCGGCCGAGGCCGAGTTGACCGCCGCCGACGCCGCCGTCCGGCACTTGGAGACCGCCGTCTCCGCGCTGGAGATCGAGGCGAAGACCGCGCTGCACGAGCTGACCGCCCAGGCGTCGGAGAGCGGGCTGCCCTCCGAACGCGCGCCGCTGGCCGCGCTCGCCCCGGCCCTGCGCACCTACTCCGACCAGGGCGAGAACTGGTTGTACGAGCACGGGAACCTGCTCACCGCGACCCAACGGGCCGAGCTGTGCGCCGAACAGGCGGACCGGTCGGAGGCGAACGCGGCCCGGCGCGAGGACGAGGCTTCCGAGGCGGAGGCCGAACGCGTCAAGCTCACGGCGATGCTCGAAGCGATCGAAGGAACCGCGGGCAGCGGTCAGCGCGAGGTGCTCGCCGAAATCGAGGGGCTTCGCACGAAACTGCGTGAACTCTCGGGCGAACTCCGCGCCGCGAACGCCGACGCCAAGGAGCTCGCGGTGTCGTTGGGCGCGCTCGGCGTCCGCCGCACGACCGACGCACGGGCCCGCGAGGACGCCGCCAAGAAGCAGGACGCGGCCGCGCACCGGTTCCGGAAGCTCGCGACCGGCGTCTTCCCCGCCGACGGCGGGATCGAGGATCTGCCGAAGTTCCAGGCCACCCTGTCCGCCTCCGACGGGGTGCGGTCGGCGCTCGAAACGGCGCGGCTGGTGGCCGCGGCGTGGCCGTCCGTGCCACACGCGCCGAGGAACCTCGGCGAGGCGCTGCACCGGCTCTCCGAGGCCGTGCACACCTGCCGGAACACTCTCAGCTCGCGGGCGGAACTCGATCTGGAGACCGACGAGGACGTCCAGATCTTCACCGCCGTCGTCGACGGGCTGCGGGTCGGCGCGGCCGAACTGCTGAAGATCCTCTACGCGGAAGCGGAACAGAGCAGGCACGAGATCACCGACCGGGAAAGCGACCTGTTCGACAAGACGCTGACCGGCGACACGCGCCGCCATCTCGCGGCCCGGATCCGGCAGGCCAACGACCTCGTCGACGGCATGAACGCGCGGCTGGAACGCGTGCGGACCGCGTCCAGGGTCGCCGTCCGGCTGGTCTGGCAGGTCTCCCCCGATCTGCCGCCGGGCACCAAGACCGCGCGGGATCTGCTGCTGAAGGATCCGGATCAGCTGACCGCCGAGGATCGCGCGTCCCTGCACAAGTTCTTCCGGGAACGCGTCGAACAGGCGAAGGCGGACGACACGGCGACCAGCTGGGAACAGCAGCTCGCGCAGGTCTTCGACTACACGTCCTGGCACCGGTTCGTGGTCAAGGTGGACCGCGCGAACGGCGCGGGATGGCAGCTGCTGACCAAGAAACTGCACGGCGCGCTTTCCGGTGGGGAGAAGGCGATCGCGCTGCATCTGCCGCTGTTCGCCGCCGTCGCCGCGCACTACCAGGCCGCGCCCGAAGCACCGAGGGTCATCCTGCTCGACGAGGTGTTCGTCGGCGTCGACACCACCAACCGGGGGCAGGTGTTCGGCCTGCTGTCCGAACTCGACCTGGACCTGATGCTGACGTCGGACCACGAATGGTGCACCTACGCCGAACTCGGCGGCGTCGGAATCCACCAGCTCATCACCGGCGGCGACGGTGACGACGCGGTCACCACGGCCCGGTTCACCTGGAACGGTCACGACCTCGCGCCCGCGGGGCATTAG